A segment of the Brevinematales bacterium genome:
TCGCCCCTTAGTACTCGGAGTACCAGTTCTCCCTTTCTTTTCGCGCTGTTTCTTTGGCTCATTTTTCGTCTCCTTCTAAGCTATATTTTAGCTTAAAAAGTGCTCGCTTTCAACTGGGGCTATTATAGCTGTTAATGTATATTTTGAATAATTATATTCGTCAATCAACTTTAAAACCGTTTTATTAGGGTGGCTAGAACAATATTTTTTTAATCCTTCATACATATCTTTGGAGATTTTACAGAATTCAATATATTTTTCAGCCTGTCTTTCAGCAGGATTGTTCTGATAGTTACATTCATAACCTTTCGCTATCTCTTGATCCCATATCGGAAAGAAATGAGGCGCTAAAAGATGTAATGCCTTCGCTACAGCTACAGGACTCCTTTTTACCTTATCTTTACCCTTTTCCTTTACGGTAATTTTTAAGACTTCGCGGAGATCATTGAATATTATTTTTATTTCATCTTTTTCTTGATCTATATCGAATGAATCGATTTTTCTATTTCTGTAACCTTCTAACATCTTAAAATTCTTTTTAATATAATCTTCAAGATCGTTAAAGTTAAAAAAACCATATCTATAAAATGCCTGATTCCATGTTAATAACAGCGCCCCCAAACCATCCGCCATTTCTGCCGGCTTGTCCCAAAATTGTTCAATATAAAAAGTCGCCACTTTATACATCCCTTCTCTTGGTTCATTTTCTTCATACTTTTTTATACCTTCTTCAAACTCCTTTTTCGTTGGAAATTCCATAGAACTACCTCCTAAAAAATTCCGAATGTATTGAATCAAATTTCATCATTTCTCTATAAACGCTAACACATCATTATAGTACTATAACAGCATGTATCAATTAAATATATGGATTATTTTTCGTTAAAATTGGTATCCTCATGAAATTTACCCTTCCCGGACTTCCCCGCCCCACGCCAGATAGTTCGTCCTGACGAATTCCACGATGCGGTCATGCTCTTCCGCGCCGTTGCCCTGAATCTCCATCGGCGCGCTGAATTTGACATGGATCGGGGTGTTCCACCTGAACGGGCCGAAGTCCCGGATGACCTTGCCGTTCTGCCAGAAGTCGGTCTTGATCGCGACCGGCAATATCTTCGCGCCCGCGCGTTTCGCGAGCTTGATCCCCATACTGTTGAAATCCTTAGGTACGAATACGGTATGCCGTGTGCCCTCGGGGAATATGATGATCGACCGCCCGGCGTGCAGGAGTTTCTCGCCCTCGGACATCACCCGTTGGAAATCGTCCCGGGGGTTCTGACGGGTCACGCCGATCGCGCCGATCGCCCGCATAATCTCGCTGAAACCCTTCCGTTTCAGCAGACTCTCCTTGACGACATAGGTCACATCGTGGTAATAGTTGAAGAGGCACGGGAAAAGGAACGTCTCGAGGGTGCTCATGTGGTTGCTGACGATGACGAACGGGCCTTTGTTGCCGCGGATGTGGTCGATACCCTCGATATGAAAGCGCCCCCCGCTGTTCTCGATTGCCCGCATGACGTCGTAAGCATGACGGGCGAACACGTACTTATCGAATTGGTTGCGCGCGGAAAGTTTGTCCCCTGTGCTGACGATACCGTAGATATTAAAGAGGAAACCGA
Coding sequences within it:
- a CDS encoding 1-acyl-sn-glycerol-3-phosphate acyltransferase; translation: MKMPPLTEYPFPGGTYDTPTDTPRYLVDRIFFGARIGFLFNIYGIVSTGDKLSARNQFDKYVFARHAYDVMRAIENSGGRFHIEGIDHIRGNKGPFVIVSNHMSTLETFLFPCLFNYYHDVTYVVKESLLKRKGFSEIMRAIGAIGVTRQNPRDDFQRVMSEGEKLLHAGRSIIIFPEGTRHTVFVPKDFNSMGIKLAKRAGAKILPVAIKTDFWQNGKVIRDFGPFRWNTPIHVKFSAPMEIQGNGAEEHDRIVEFVRTNYLAWGGEVREG